The DNA sequence ACACGTACTACACTGTTAATCTCCACATCAGTGCCACCCTCCTAATTTAATCTTTCCTTTTaagatagaataaaataattaacccGAATCTTTATCATATATggtttttaagtttatatttctgttactaaaatattcaacgtcttgtttatttatataatcattagcttttatataaccatttttatttttcaacagttcacatattaaataaataaaactcaatttaaaataatttcataataattactCAAACCTGATTTTTGTTACGATATTTATGCGGAATTTCTAAGATCTGAGTTGTTGATTCTTGATGAAGAAATTCTCACTTTcaaagagaaagagaggaaacaTTCACAGAAAAACTAATGTATGATTGTAGTAGTGAATGAGAGAATCAAATCCTACGATGAGATAGTGTAGTTATAAGTTATCTTGCGTTTAtaaacaaacatatataaatatattgaagaaataattgattcaaattattatattataagtttGAGAATATTACGTAATCAATCATTatattataagatatttttaaatatattgaaaaaataatataatataataataaattaatatattatatctataactatatataaagatattttctttttttgtccacatttcataatttcaattttactctttacaatgtaattatttgttaaatttttaaaaattaacgatTACTTTTACAAGTCTTTATATAACTATTTACTTatgttaatcttttttattctcttattcatcaacagttattttctcatatttttttccatacatttaactttatttttgataaatataatttagtttttttattaacttaataacattacaatatcatcaactactaatataatattatatatatattcaaaaaatgcatacacacatgCACTATAACGTCTGTGGATACGTTagttgtttataaatatttttaagatatttcataatatattaaagaatGATATCTTAAATTATCCAAACTTTAAGTAGTTTGCACCATTTGACCTTAATCATAATTGTTTGCGAATGTGTTGCTATTGAAGCATAATCTAAATAACGTATGAATGTGTTGTAATCCGAAATTAGTCATAGTAACTTGCGGATGTGTTACAGTCCCAGTTTAATTGTAATGTGTGTTATGGTTAAAATGTTCTAAGTAGTTATGTAGCGCAATAACTTAAAttgtctttaaaatttttaaaaaaaatttcaaatatacaaGACTcatattagtataatataaatataattgctAGCCACCTGAAATCGCGCTCCTGAGCTGGGAAATTAAATTACTTATGTGTTGCTGCTATATATCGGTATCTtattaaagttttcttttaaatatatttttgtcacaaaaTACTTTTTTCCAAACAAAAAGGTtagagcattttttttttatagaattaaaagatatacttatttttattagaatggTAAGAATTTGTCTAAACGAAGTCaggataaaaaacaattatcatCTGCTCGTGCTAAAGATAGATagattttaaatgtgttttaattagttaatagtataaaaaataaacctaTATTATAAGTCAAACTTTTCATGAATCTCAAACGTACTAGTTAGATGGTTTTACacctaaatattatttattatgattaaaaaaacaatctgttttcttcatttaatttgttattataatttttttaactaaaaataaatagtatgcctttaatataaaaaaactatattgaCTCTTAATcattagttattttataaaaaataattatttttgtaattactatttaaaatatattaaagtatttttaattaattgacaGTATTAAAGATTTTACACTAAAATTGTGCCAACTTCAATTCTTAAAGAAAACATCGTATATGTTTTGAATTTGGCTCAAGATAAAACCAACATGGTAAAAGTTGATTACATGATAATAATaggataagataaaataaaattgcacgCAGAAAGGaagcaaaaacaaataaatattgcTTACAAATGATTATTGAGtaattgctgataaaaaaatcataaaatggTTATTGAATCAATTTCACACATTTACCATCTcctaataaattaataattttggtaTTGTCATTTCTGTTgaactttcatttatttaacaGTGTGACGGGTCTAGAAGAGAACAAAAATTCATGTGAGCTTCTGGAACTGAAATCCTGACACGGTTAAGAGAGTTACCTTCTCAATATCACTGTGCTTGTTTCgtacaaaattttgttatcatGCTTTTACAATCATGTCAATATCATTAGAATAagtaaaaactttttttaattgttgataTTAGATATTGAAAAGAGGAAAAGATAAAGAATGTATAAAAGAGTGAGAGTGTGAGGAAGAGGAAGCTAAGATCTGAGAGGATGATGAATGGCTTACAGTGTCCTCACCAGGGGCTGTCATGGAGATGGAAACAACGTGGTTTCCCAGTTACAACCATTAAAATGGAGACTTCCACGCTAACCAAACAAGGACAACGATTTCTGACCAAGCTAACCACCTCCGCCGCCGCCACCGACAACCTCATCCGAAGATTCGTCCAAGGTTCTCCCAAATCTGTTGTTCTCACCACTCTCTCACACCTCCTCTCTCCCTCCACCTCCTACCCACAACTCTCTTCCCTCGCGCTCCCCGTAAGTACCATTCTTTCCGCCAATCTTTTTTTTTGGCTTTCTATTTGGGCCGCTAACAGGCCTCCCTAAAAAAATTGCAGCTCTACGGAAGAGCGAGCCAAGCCCCGTGGTTCACCTGGAACTCCACCACCGTCGCCGAGCTCGCCGCGCACCTCCACAAACTCGGCCACCAGGCCCAATCCGAAGCCCTGGTTTCCGAGGCCATTTCCAAGCTACAATCTCGCAAACGCGAACTCGTTGTCTTCTACGGCAAACTGGCGGAAGCATACTCGAAACGAAAATCCGAAACCGGCTTCGACGTGGCTTACAGTTACCTCAACAACCTTCTCCGCACATCCGAATCGGTGCACGTGAAACGCAGGGCCTACGAGTACATGGTGAGTGGGCTGTGTTCCATGGACAGGCCGCGTGAGGCAGAGGATTTAGTTATTGGGCCTGCGGCTGGGCTCGGGCTTAAACCCTCGGGCTTTGAATTGAAGTCAATTGTGTACGGATACGGAAGGGTGGGGTTGTTTGAGGATATGCGGAGGGTTGTGGAGGAAATGGAGAAGAGAGGGTTTGTGGTTGACACGGTATGTTGCAACATGGTTGTTTCGGCTTACGGGGTTCACGGGGAGCACGTGGAAATGGTGACGTGGCTTCGGAGGATGAGGGATTCAGGGGTTCCGTTTTCCGTGAGGACTTACAACTCCGTTTCGAATTGTTGCCCGGAGGTTTTGAGAATGGTGGGGGGGTTGAGCGAATTGGCGTTGTCGATGGAGGAATTGAATGAGGGTTTGGAAGGAGGGGAGGGAATGGTGGTGAGGGAGTTGATGGGGTGTAGTGGGATTTTGGAGGAGGTGATGGTGTGGGAGGCGTTGGAGGTGAAGCTGGATCTGCATGGGTTTCACGTGGGTGGGGCTTATTTGgtggttttggtttggttgGAGGAGATGTGGAGAAGGTTGAATGGGTTGAATTGTGGGGTACCGGCGGAAGTTACGGTGGTTTGTGGGTTGGGAAATCACAGCAGTGTTCGAGGGGAATCGAAGGTGAGGGTGCTGGTGCAGAAGATGATGGTGAAAATGGGAAGTCCGTTGAAGGTTGATAGGAAGAACAACGGGTGCTTTATTGCAAAAGGAAAAGCTGTTCAAAATTGGTTGTGTGAAATGAGGAAGGCACCTCTGAGTGGGTCTGCTTCACAGTGAATGTTATGAGTTTAGGGTTATGTGAAGTAAAATAGGAAACCTTAAATGGTGGTCATTTTACTGTCTTTGTTATTGAAGGAGGTTAACCCTTTTCATTCAAGAAGAAACTGTGAATTAGGACAGATAATGCATGCACATTGAAAAATGATTAGAGTGATATTTAGGAAGGCATGATGAAGAGCAAATTTTGTTTAGTGGGATAGGTAACGCATGGCATACATTCAGAGGATGAGAAACAGATCTACATTGATCCATGGGGTCTTGTCCatgatttttttgttcttcaaaaatttgttatataacgtatttaatatctaatataataatataatttcaaattttgttatttaatttttgtgccTAGGAGAActtagatgaaaaaaataaaataaaaaataatttaaagactCATCTGTAACCATTTTAGTGTGTTTCATCACCTATGAGActcatttgtatatattttgttaagagATCCACTGGAAAGGAGATTTAAATGCTTAACCTACCTATGAGACTCATTTCGAGCTGGTGCTGTTCCTTGTAATGAAAAGGCGGTCAACTGGTTTTTAACTTGGAAACCCACCCGCCAAGGTGAATTTTCTTAAATACAAGTTCTTAACTGGAaacataaattgaaaaaaatatcacaTCATTCATTCACTATACATGCCTGTAGACATTTAAAGTATTCTTACCGTTGTCACATTTGCTTGCCTTGCAGAGAAAGAGCTAGAAGAGAACCCTGCCAAACTGAAACAATACGTGTTAAAAAAGCTTGAGAACACGCCAAGTGATGTTAGAGCTTTGGTCGAAAAAACGGAAGTAGATGGTTTTTTATCATCTCCATTGCGATATAGACATCCCTGGGATCTGATGTTGGGGAACATTAGTAAGGGCAATGTTTTTGTTGGTGGAGATGCTTTCCACCCTATGACTCCTCCTGACCTTGGGCAGGGAGGATGTTGTGCTTTAGAGGATGGGATCATTATGGCCAGATGCTTAGCTGAGGCCTTTTTCCAAAGAACCAGGAAGAGGTATCAAAGAGAAAGACGAAGAGGTGCATTATGGAAAGCTTGAAGAAATATGCGGACGGAGAAACATTGATGTCACTGCAACAGCTTATATGGTGGGTTCTATTCGGCAGGCTGAGTCCAAATTCGTTACTTTTTTTAGGGAAAACATCTTGGCCACATTCTTAGCTAGTCAATATTTTAAGAAGTCAGGTTAGGATTGTGGAAAATTAAATAGCTCCTAGCGGTGCAATTATCTTGTAAAATGATTGGTAGCGGGGAACTTGATAGATgagtaacttttttataaatacaaaaagtttattttctttaatcatGTTATCCTTAAAAAGGAAAGTGGTTGGTAAGAGTGTTAAAAGATTATTTCTCAGGTAGGAATGCGTTAACAATGACCTTAATGAATATTATATACAATCAAATAGCAGGACCTTTAAAGCATGCTTCTAAGGGATGGATCCCTGCGAAGCAGAGCACAGTGTACATGCAAACTATGGGGGCGTCAAGCTCCACTCATCCCCAGTATGAGGTCCAATATCCGCTTCCAAAACTTTTGGCTGTATATTATTGTATCCCTTTGACCCAAAACAGGCCCACCTTCATCCATTCATTCATGTGTTCAGTTTATAGAATGACTCTATGTATATATCCACATAaacactaaaaaattaaatagaggAAGGAAATGAAACTAATGACATCACATCGTACCTGTCtgaaaaaatatggaaaaaacTTCTCTACCCATCCAAATCTTCAAAACCAAGGCATCCACCATATGTACATACTTCCAAGATTCTTGAGAGAGACTGCTTCAGCAATTAGTCTACGAGCCTGACCTTCTACAGCAAGTGGCAATGATGGCGCAGCTCCAACCCCAACAACCACTCCTTGTAACCTTGCCGCAATATTACTAATTGCTCTCTGATAAAATCCATAAAGATAATTACAACAATAATATGCTTAAAGGAATCCAATATCAGAAATAGGAGTCAATTATCAGCTTAAATGGATACAAAACAACAAAGGCATATAAACTGGAACTTTTTCTACATTATTTTCATCTAAATACTCGATGAAAAGAATGATAAACTGAATACCAAACCTGTGCATGTGGATTTTGCACTTCTACACCACTGGACTTGTGAGATTTAGTCCATTCCACAAGAGGATCGTGGATGAAAGTTTCGAGCACACTCATTAGAGCCTCCCTGTGCGACCTCAGTACTGAAAGTGTAATTTCACAAACCCTCAAAAAGATACCCTCATATCCAGTTATTCCTAAGCCATCGATCATGTTCTGTAGATTTTGTTGCAATCCGTTAGAACATTTATGCAAGCATTCATTAAtatgagaaacaaaaataattagcaaAGCTAGGTGTTGATAGGTGTCACTAATCATAATCTTTACTTATAAGTAGTGATGAAAATTTTTTCCCCAAAATTTTAAGTGTAGGATCTGCAATAGCCTGGAGAAGTAAGACTCATGCTACTTGTGGCCAATTTTGTTcaacaaaggaaaaaataaaatagtatgatttgcaaaatattttccAATTATGTGGTTCTATTACCTGGGTTAGCCTAAAAGGAACAAGCTCAGGCTTGTCCAATTGCAAACCTTTGTCAAATAGGCAACTGAAATCAACGTGAACACAATCGCCACTTGTAGAATCCAAAAGAATATTTTCACCATGCCTATCACCCAGTCCCACAATATGCCCAACCATGGACCAAACTGCAGTCGTGTGAGCATAAGCAACACGGGCCCTGAACCATGCAGCAGGCTCAGAAAATGTTGTCAGGAACCATTTGTGGAAGACGGGAGGAAACATTGGAAGGATTTTGTTCTTTAGCATCTCATCTCCTGGCATTTTACCTTGACATTGatcataaatttgtttaatttgaggATTAGTTTTCGACCTATCAAATTTTCCGCAGGTAATATAGATGTCTTGAAGAATATGCCGAAGTCCACGAGTGTGAGGTACCCACTCCACCATGCCACAGTCTTCTGTCAGAGGAATCACAGCAAATGTTCGAATGTAGAGCTTTCTTCTACGACTCTCAGGATATTTGGACAGCAATCGGTTGATCATTGCAGTGAACTCCATCATGCGAGCATCTTTGCGAAGGTCATCCTTTGGTTTGCAAAGAAATGGGCGCTCAAGACCATCACTGCCTAATAGAACAATCTGAAATCAAAAAggtattaattaaaaaatggcATTTTCTATCGGTGGGTTCATTGGGAAAACAAGTTCTCTAGACCTATCCAGTATCTTAAGCAGATAACAtctaattaaaattgataactCTACTAGGTAAAAATGGTCCTTAGGAAGGAAAATAGTACTGGGATCTTTGCAATgagtttgaaaataaatacaagGCCAAATTCCTATTAGGCGTCTTGATCAAATATCAATAATTGGAATGCAACTCTTAAAGCACTTCCATGCAGTTCTTATCCCCACCCCCTTctcctaattagagaccaacTAAGATTGTAGCAGGCCACATGCTCACAATACTCTGCCCAATTGGCCCCTCCAACCATTAAGTTAATTGATGCTATCGGAAAAATGCAATACAATAAGCAGTACCAATATTATAGTTTGGTCTATTATGACTTACGATGCCTGCTCAACTGAAATAATGTGGAAACCCCAAAAGCAATGCAACACCACACCATGCATTTAAAATAAGTGAACTGCATACTCCAgaatcagaaaaagaaaatattaaggtAGAAAATCATTAGCTTACTTTCTTAGGCTGctgaagagaagaaagaatttcTGCCTCATCAGCAATGCCCAATATGGTAGGAAGATCTGTAGCCGAAAAGATATTAGACATGCGTGAACCATCCAGATTCCCATCATATGTCGGAAGATTAACAGTAAGAGATTGTTGAATTGGCATTACAATTCCCAGGGGCATCATCCTCTTCAGAGAACTGAATTCAGTTGAGAGATTAATTGTCCTTGATCTTGACTGACAAGCATGGAAGCATAACCTGATCAGATGATCAATCAGTGTAGCGAATTGAACAAATAAACTGTTCTCCTTACTTCCTGGGTTGAAACCTTTACGGGCAGCTTGTATGATTTCAGCTGCTGCTTCCCGCCTTGAAGGAACAGTTGATTTTGACACTGCAGCCATTATCCACAGGCCCTGTTGTGGATACTGGCGTAGAACAGAGGTAATGATAAGTTTGACCAGTCGAACAATCTCCACATTCTGGTGACAAATCCTTGAAACCAATTGAGGTAGCACTGTCAACCAATGGTATGTTGGTAAATCCATCAAGCAGCCTCTTATAATACTCATTACCTGCCaaagtgaaagaaaagaaagcaaatagtataaaaaatacaaaatgcaGAATAAGAGTTTTGACGTTTCGATCACAAAGAAAACAGTAGAGGGAAGAAATTTCTCTACTCACCTTCGAATGTACATTCACTAAATCCTTGTTTGATGAACCACGTCTTTGATACATGCTTCCAAAGTCAAACCACAAGGTTAATAACCTTGGAAGTGCCTGAAATAAATTTCTGTGTCCCCTGTGAAGTCCTTTTGCATAGAATAATAGTACATCAGGAAGATAGGACCACCATCGCTTCTCACCATTCAGGTTTGATGAGCCAACAACAACAGTTGCTGAAGGAATCGGTCTAGGACCAAGTTCAGAATTCTCCTCCTGGCGTTTCCTGGCATCACCAAGCACCTCATCACAATACTTAGCAATATAAAAGTACCCTTTCTCCCATTTAGGTTGCAGTTCCCTCACCCTGGTATAAAGACTTATTACATCTTCCTTCTGTTTCTGCCCAGTGTAATGGGTCCACCTTGAGTACAGAAGAAGGGTCTTTGCAATGTCTCTATTTTCATTCATGGCCTGACTTTCACAAACAATTGGCTGTGTATTTAGTGGTAACAGAGACAAGCTAGTAATAGATGATATTGTTGCAGAACCTAAAACCTCAACAGGCATGTCCAAGAGAGATTGTTGCAACACTGCAATGGCACCATCAGACCGCCGTGTGCTCCAAAGAAGTTTTGCTTTTTCCATGTGGACATTGGGGGCACCAGAGGCCTGAGCTTCCAAAATTGCTCTATTGGCTGTTTCATAATGACCAGCAAGGCGACACAGTTTTGAATATTGAAGCCAGCAATTCCCAACTTGAGCACCAAGGCCACTTGCACCAAATACCAGTCTTCTGAAAGCCAAGAGGGGCTCCCTCGCCCAGAGTGATGACTGTGTAAACCTGAGTCGATTGTCCCAGTTGTCCAGTAATTTAGAGAAAGCTTGATCACCTAAGTGAAAAGACTTCTCTAAGAAAGAATTATTGCCCAGAAGAGAATTGAAGTCCTCCAATTCCCTTAGAAAGTGCAGTTTTACAACAAATGGGTAGGCGCGCATGTAAGAATCCATTCCTGCAGCAGCAAGGGGAGCAATTAGTGACTGCTTGGATAAAGCAATTTTTTCTGCTACAGAGAAACGGTCCCTCTTCATCATTGCCTGGAGAATCATTGCAACATTCAAGTCAAATGAAGTATTACTTTCAGAGCTACTACAAACTAAACCGTCTTCTTTAGCTCCACCAAGGTATTCATCCATCAAATCCCACCGGCCAAGCCTCCAGGCTGCCTGCACACCTTGCATGCACCATGATTTCTTGTACTGAGGAAACCTAGAAATTAAACCATCAACATGAGTGACCATGGCCTGAAGATGGCACATATTTAGTAAACAGTTAAGGACATCGGAATGCCTCTGAAATGAGGTAGGCTCCATCTGCAAAGCCTGTTCACAAGAAGTTAAAACATCAGCCCAATTCCCAGCTTTTTTGTTAATTAACAGCTGATCTTGTAACCTCAAAGATTTACTTAAACAAGACAAGCCAGATAGTCCATCTGGCTCATCCAAACAGCTATAAATTTCCATTAGATGTGAAACATCTTGGTCCTCAAAGACGCCACTCCTCTCAGAAGCAGGGTTAAAAGAACCTGACTTTTCTCTCACATATGACTCAAAGTACATCAAGGACCTTGCATAAGCCTGACACCTAAAGGAGGCCCTAGCAAGAGTCACCTTTGGAATCACAGACAGAAGCTCTGCAACATATTTACACTGTAAAAGGGGTTGGACCTGATCTAATGAATTTGACTTTTGGACCTTTGACTTTTGTTGCTTAGAAACTGATGGTTGAGAAATGGAAAGGGCAAGCTCCTGTTCAACATCATCTGCCCACTGTCCTAGGTTATCAAGAAGAGTAAATACTGCCTGAATACAAACTTCACTTTGACCACCACTGAATCCATGAACTGAAGCTCCACTATTCTCTGATGCAGCTGCATCAAGAACAGACAGGATTTCTTCTGCTATGCCTTGACGTGCCTCCTGAGTACCATGACAAACAGCATTGAGAACCAGATATGGAAGTAAATATATGGCTGTTTGCATATCATGACGCACAATACCACGACAGGCGTTAAAGATGCTTGCACGAGATCCAGTAGCATGTGCAGTTAGTTTTCTTATCCAAAAGAAGATCCACCTTCTAAAGGACATAGATGTGCGGTAAATAGGGCCGGTGGATGTTGAATCAGCAGCTACTTTAGGAAGCTGAAACCTAGATGTTAAGCATGGGGCTATTATCTCTTTCACATAATTAGAGAACCGATCCCATAATTTATGGCCCCTATTATTCATCCCTTTACTACCATTAGTACTCTTAGTCTTAGATACAACAGCATTGTGACTACCCTCATCCTTTTGTGCTTGTGACGTAGTAGTTGGAGCATTTTCATCAAGTGATGCCTCACAGCCAGCAAATTTTAGCAACTCCTGTATAGCCAATGCAGCAGAGTCTTGAATAACAGTATCAGGTGCAGATCTAAATGCTCGAGCTAGATGTTTGTGGATCAGTTCAAATATGAGGTCATCATCAGAGCATTGAATTTTAAAACGCTGGCTTGAAAAACCTTTTACTTTTGCAGGGTCAACAGCACCAAGGGATCCAAGACAATCAGCACAGACTAACTTCAACCTCTGTCCAACGGCAGTCCTTGATTCTTCTGCACATCCTCTTAATAATGATGTTATTAAAGAACTCAATACATCGAAGTCTGAACCAGCTTCAGCAGTTATCAGATCAGTAACATCCTTCCATCTTGAGTCCAGAAGCTTGCGAAGCTCACACACTACCATATACCTCACATTTAAGTTCTCATGATTTAAACCATCAACAACAACTTGCAATTGGTTCTTCAAAGTCATAGTTCCACGAGCATCCTCAATTGCTTTGTTCACTTCTGCCAATGCAGGAATGCTGGGCAATGGGGGAAACTCACATATATGCTGCTTTAAGATAACCCTGTTATCAAGAACAAGTTCTTCTAATATGGTTACCACCTTGTCCAAATGTATTGAGGGATTTTCTTTGTCTCTCTCCAGGAAGGGAAGGAGGGAAGCAAAAACTTGAGAAATAATATGCTTAATGCTAGATGGAGATACATTAGACAAttgctttataaaaaaatgcaagACAGACAGACCCTCCTTTTGCAGTGGTTCTTTAGCTATAGCATGCATGAGAAGAACCATCAATTTTGGCACATAAGTACTAAGATGAGGACCCATCATTGTAATCAGCAACTCAATACGGTTCAGTGATTGCCTCTGCATCATAAAATCATCAGCATGGAGCAATTTTCTGTCTATACTGTTAAGAAGGCCTACAAAATGATTCCTCAAAAACAGAGGGAGATCTTCTGCACCAGTGAGAACTTTGGCAATGTCTTTAATCATATCAGGCACTCTTGCTAACCTGTCAACAAACAGAAGAATAATGAATCAAGGACAAGCAAAACTTCTGTGCACTTCAATTGccacttttttttcattataactCTGGACTAAAGTAGGAGTCCTTGTTTGCTTTATGATGGAAGGTTATACAAGTACCCCAAAGAAATCTGAGATTTAATAAAGTTGCTAATCAAGAAAAGAATTTCCACAGTGAAACAAACCAATTTCTGCCAATCAAGAACAAATACAAACAAGTTACGGGGTTTTTTGTTTAAAGGTATGATTTTGTAATCCCAGGAATCATTCTCCGGAATATTATACCAAGAATGATATTCCCCACAAACATGCTTGGTTggtatttaatatatatttaagaaaaatgtttaattttatttaatttaaaaattgaaaaacaaaaataaaaaagaaagtaaaagaaTGGAGTGGGAATAGGTAGTTATTGTAGACAATAACACCATTCCCGTgggaataaaaataacttaaaaagtGAAGGCCTAATTTTCTTGAGAATAAAGATACCTAAGAACATGTTAGAAGTggattttaaatctaactcaaccccacaaaaccggttTGTAAGGTGAaatttgcacctcacttatatattatgaaattatcttatctctagtcaatatGGGACTTCCGAcagaacatatttttataaccACCTACCAAGGGTGAGAATATTTAATCCATCTTCACATTACcagaaatgaaaaagataacatgaaacaaacaaaagaaCCCTAATGTACA is a window from the Vigna unguiculata cultivar IT97K-499-35 chromosome 7, ASM411807v1, whole genome shotgun sequence genome containing:
- the LOC114189718 gene encoding serine/threonine-protein kinase ATR isoform X1, translated to MAKANLSSLIHELRERIAASSSSPSPNNSSDDDALEVRFRTVLPNLLHVCVLPSSTSSDNQREVIAVVKLISHTARNFPGVFYHGKPSAVSPVLARILPFFAQPLFRSRHGVFFEALDSLLALLRSGARDAYRQFFVDSMSLIQDILYVASLNVKGSSRVKVKCFCEFFSGVEDLPSANKPADGFGLLIDLTGRSRWQPFATWILKLLSKCLTEGTLYVEGLIHASFISAACSLLCYGDADLHMACFDFVHTIGTVTNYDLIPYQNLILSITTILSIDKEGLPVFRNMAYDLSMGICLNTLYSSCPEDIVKLTAADLVSVFLQSMGRTKSQQLKVALCSAYARIAQVCPLHIWKPEYLISALYHSEPCLPLIECFEVALSTLGPHLVRGILGNTEDLTVLASEDKSIEGTRLGHKRSIQDMDNLSIKRQKLNEEVVVTDGNLDVECKSSYVVTCQTVEGYASHMNKSILSFVDSLSAPAVRPGPLRPEIALSALSILCITFSVYPEIDLSLRIFQQMLAWLPWIADKAKQGNSITVDISTYLEGIHSVLLVQNASLKEHNPLDDENYHADLILVLKIPWTRMPVAIDNRSPCKLKCLSLQVVSKLGPSLSRKVVLEVLDLGLHDEAEEVRTEAVISMPIMVLWSVLDVPSPVFERMEYIKRDNEKVKKILPTSLGLLSCLYGCKRSISGPNIHECKLFVNVKSGRTCSTIDCLLQGFFCSKCNGSFICNLDKKHAPIVLQSGTHGADPDFSFDHTFIQLESLFFELLFDESSEDVQLSCVRVIHQILAHGTSDILLKTRFKWIKCVEYLLTCRSKELREAFCSQIRFFMDNLVLSSIFAGDADKSKEAKFLDTLKHAMTIAGSPHILETLMECTAEIMVAVNMDSKLFICSLILLVDQLDSTHMTVRMNASRLIHRSCYFHLKGGLELILSKDVCICTELYDYLSERLASRPVLVREFAEAVFGVETKELVKKMIPFVLPKLVVSHQNSQAVGTLYELAKCLNTDMVPLIVNWLPKVLAFALHQTDDQQLITAVQFYHVQTGSDKQEIFAAALPALLDELICFTNGGNSDEIARRLARVPDMIKDIAKVLTGAEDLPLFLRNHFVGLLNSIDRKLLHADDFMMQRQSLNRIELLITMMGPHLSTYVPKLMVLLMHAIAKEPLQKEGLSVLHFFIKQLSNVSPSSIKHIISQVFASLLPFLERDKENPSIHLDKVVTILEELVLDNRVILKQHICEFPPLPSIPALAEVNKAIEDARGTMTLKNQLQVVVDGLNHENLNVRYMVVCELRKLLDSRWKDVTDLITAEAGSDFDVLSSLITSLLRGCAEESRTAVGQRLKLVCADCLGSLGAVDPAKVKGFSSQRFKIQCSDDDLIFELIHKHLARAFRSAPDTVIQDSAALAIQELLKFAGCEASLDENAPTTTSQAQKDEGSHNAVVSKTKSTNGSKGMNNRGHKLWDRFSNYVKEIIAPCLTSRFQLPKVAADSTSTGPIYRTSMSFRRWIFFWIRKLTAHATGSRASIFNACRGIVRHDMQTAIYLLPYLVLNAVCHGTQEARQGIAEEILSVLDAAASENSGASVHGFSGGQSEVCIQAVFTLLDNLGQWADDVEQELALSISQPSVSKQQKSKVQKSNSLDQVQPLLQCKYVAELLSVIPKVTLARASFRCQAYARSLMYFESYVREKSGSFNPASERSGVFEDQDVSHLMEIYSCLDEPDGLSGLSCLSKSLRLQDQLLINKKAGNWADVLTSCEQALQMEPTSFQRHSDVLNCLLNMCHLQAMVTHVDGLISRFPQYKKSWCMQGVQAAWRLGRWDLMDEYLGGAKEDGLVCSSSESNTSFDLNVAMILQAMMKRDRFSVAEKIALSKQSLIAPLAAAGMDSYMRAYPFVVKLHFLRELEDFNSLLGNNSFLEKSFHLGDQAFSKLLDNWDNRLRFTQSSLWAREPLLAFRRLVFGASGLGAQVGNCWLQYSKLCRLAGHYETANRAILEAQASGAPNVHMEKAKLLWSTRRSDGAIAVLQQSLLDMPVEVLGSATISSITSLSLLPLNTQPIVCESQAMNENRDIAKTLLLYSRWTHYTGQKQKEDVISLYTRVRELQPKWEKGYFYIAKYCDEVLGDARKRQEENSELGPRPIPSATVVVGSSNLNGEKRWWSYLPDVLLFYAKGLHRGHRNLFQALPRLLTLWFDFGSMYQRRGSSNKDLVNVHSKVMSIIRGCLMDLPTYHWLTVLPQLVSRICHQNVEIVRLVKLIITSVLRQYPQQGLWIMAAVSKSTVPSRREAAAEIIQAARKGFNPGSKENSLFVQFATLIDHLIRLCFHACQSRSRTINLSTEFSSLKRMMPLGIVMPIQQSLTVNLPTYDGNLDGSRMSNIFSATDLPTILGIADEAEILSSLQQPKKIVLLGSDGLERPFLCKPKDDLRKDARMMEFTAMINRLLSKYPESRRRKLYIRTFAVIPLTEDCGMVEWVPHTRGLRHILQDIYITCGKFDRSKTNPQIKQIYDQCQGKMPGDEMLKNKILPMFPPVFHKWFLTTFSEPAAWFRARVAYAHTTAVWSMVGHIVGLGDRHGENILLDSTSGDCVHVDFSCLFDKGLQLDKPELVPFRLTQNMIDGLGITGYEGIFLRVCEITLSVLRSHREALMSVLETFIHDPLVEWTKSHKSSGVEVQNPHAQRAISNIAARLQGVVVGVGAAPSLPLAVEGQARRLIAEAVSLKNLGSMYIWWMPWF